GGCCCGCAATACTGAACCAAATTTCATAATCAGATCCCAACAAGCTTTCAGATTCTTTTATGAAGGGTATCAGGGATTCTTGGTCCAACCAGAAACTAAATTGTGGTGACTAGTTCCTTAATCACGTAGTGAATTAACAAGTCAACTAGAAGTTACATTATAATTTAACTGAACCAAAGCTTGTAATTGCATTTCATTTACTTCTACATGCCCATGAAATACGTATACCTAGTGGGCACACTTTTGTGCGTTGCAGTTCATAGTTACATTTAAATGATGAAATCCGATCTAGCACTATTATTGCTAAATGATAGACTAATGGCCTGATTTTCTATTTTGAAGTCGCGCTTTCATACTCGGTGCAAATTTTGGAGGAAGGCATCATCCCAGTCAACTCAACAGATGTTCCTATTGATGCTCTGGTCTCATCCTCTGGCATCATTCCAATCAGTCCTGCAGCATTGGCGAGGATATAATTGAGCTGATTGGTTTCTGCTTTGCGTTGACAGTCAACCTCTCTTCCCTGAACAACACTTTTTTAGATAATGCTTCACCAAAGCTGAGAAATTTTTCGATCAAGTGATTTTGTTACGCAATGTATCTGTATTCTGAATATGAATTGATTTTGTCTGCGTATTGTAATGACAACTTTGATCAAACATACAATAAGTTCAATATATATTCATAGAGGACTATGGACCTGAATATGTGCAGTTTGGTTTGGCCCATTGCTCCCCTCAGGCAGTTCTGAAGCCCTAAACTCTAGCCCACATGTTCATGATACTTCACCGAATTCAGCGCATGCAAAATTTGTTTGTAGATACTGTATTAACTGGTCGGACGAAACACTCCTGTTAATCAGTTAATGTTCACGATGTCTACTGATTTGAACAATCAATCTCAACGGAAATAGTGACATTCATCTTTTGAAATTACGTCACTCAGTACAGAATAGGCAATGTACAGCAGAGCAATTTGCTCGGTTCGACAAAAGAATCATGAACTGAGGCATTGGTTTACAACAAAAACAGCCGATTGCCAATGGCGTCAACCCTAACACATGGTTAACAACTAGAGATCACGAACCCTAAAACGAGCTACAAAAGACCTTGTTAGGAGGACGCCATGATCATGGCTTGTTCACGTCCTCCGGTGAGATGAACGGGTCGTTGAACTCGACGGTCCTGACCATGCTGGCGATCTCCcgtcgcgccgcctccctctgccGCGCGATGTCCCTCCGCATGTGTGGGCGGGCCCTCTCAATGGCCTCGCGCAGCGAGTTCTCCGCCGCACTGGgatccggccgcgccgccggcgccggcgacggcgtcggtgaGGGCTGTACGCGCGGGCTGCTCGTCGTCGCGCATTGTCCCGCGCTCTCGCCGTCCTTCTCTTGCCTCCGCTCGTCGCTCTTGCACTTCTTGATCGCGCGTGGCGGCgtcgcgtcgtcgccgcggacggcggcgtgggcgcggacCGGGGTCTCTTTCTTCGAGCGCGACGGCGAAGCCGCCGGTGTGGTGGCCCTGGCGGAACGCACCGGCGGGCTTCTCGTCCTCGCGCATCCTTGCGCGCTCTCGGCGTCCTTCTCTTGCCCCCGCTCGCCGTTCTTGCAGCTCTTGATCGCGCGTGGCGGcgtcgcgtcgtcgtcgcggacGGCGGCATGGGCGCGGACCGGGGTCTCTTTCTTcgtgcgcgacggcggcggcgccggtgaggtggCCCTGGCGGAATGCACGGCCGGGCTTGTCATCCCCGAGCTTTCTTGCGCGTTCTTGGCGTCCTCTTGCCTCCCCTCGCCGTCCTTGCATTTCTTGatcgcgctcgcgccgtcgtcgcggccgccggcgtggGAGCTGCTGGCCAGGGCCTCTTCATTCACGcagcacgacgccgccgcccgcgccgccggcgtggtTGTCCCGGTGGGATTCACGCGCTCCGGCGCCGGCTGGCTCGCCGCGCCGGAGCTCTCCTCGCCCTCGGGGCGGcgcttggtggtggtggtggtggagagcgGGTGATCCATCGGAAGCCGCTCCTCCTGTTTGccggcgtcctcctccgcccTCGCGGCGCGGGCGGGTTTGATGCGGATGCGCACCTTGAacggcggccgaggtggcggcgccggcggcgccggcgcggccatGCTCGTGTCTCTCTTAGCCAAGGCTTTTTGCTCCTCGCTTCTTGATCTCTGGGTTTTCTCGAGGGTTTAGGAAGCTCACGCGAACTGATGGATGTAGAGATGGCTGCCACCCCTGCGCCTTTGCCTATATACAAGGGAAGGAGACGTTTGATGCTTCAAGTCGGCGCTTTGCCGCTTTCCATTTCCGGATGGAACTATGGAAGCGTTGCCAAGTTAGCACTGCATATTTTTTGAGTAACAAACCACCGGTctgaagagagaagaaaacatGGATTGTGAATTGAGCTACGACCTTACATGTAAGACACAAAAATACACGTCAAAGAAAATGAGCTACGAAGAATATATGAAATTTAGGGTCTGTTTAGATCCCATCCTAAATTTTACGCCCTggcacatcgaacgtttgaacacatgcatgaagtattaaatataggctaaaaaataactaattgtacatattacgactaatttgcgagacagatcttttaagtctaattgctccatgatttgacaatgtggtgctacagtaaacatttactaatgacaaattaattaggtttaataaattcgtctagttgtttactgacggattctgtaattagtttttttattagtatctgAACACCccatgtgacacgctaaaactttacccCCACACCCCTTAAAAGAAAACTCTAAAGTCTGCTTTGTTCTGACAAGCTTGAGCATTAGTTCACTTCTGTCCTGTTTTGTCTGAACGCAATTAGTATCttaccaaagaaaaaaaaattcagatgaTCATGTGCTCGTGCCTACAGATGGTGATCAAAATATAGGAATTCCTTCATTTTCCTGTTCATGATCAAAAAAATTGTTCTGATCATATATGCCACACGAGGTATCTGGTACCTCATCCAGGCCGTGCATGGTTGTCGTTAAGCACGGGACGGAATGCCGCGGAGACACGGCTGAcagcgtcgccggtcgccggggAGGCGGAGAAGAGCAGGGGAAAGCGGGAGAAATACCGTTCTGATAAATTCAACGGCATCTTGGCATCTTTTCGTCAAGACTATGAATAAAATCGGCATTTGTTGGAATTTGAAATGGGAGAAACACAGAAGGAATGTAGGCTTCAAATTTGTTTGGTTGTACATCCATGTGTTTGAAGAATCAAGTTAAACAGTAAGAgaaatttcatatgaaaaagggCACAATAAACCCAATCACTGAAACCACTGCCGGTGTTTCATGAGATCTATTTGAAATGAATCAAACTCAACAAATTTGACTATATAAGAACATTTATACTACTATATAAGCTCAACTAAATGAATTCTATGCGTACAACAGATGCAAGTGTCGCGCAAAATTTTCAATCTAACAGAAGAAAATTAGAAGATTACACAGGAGGTGATGCAGTGGATTGCAAATACTCTTACCAAATTTAGACAGTACAGGTGATAGCGCCATGGACAAGTGTACATGAACTGATCTCCAACTTCACCCCCACAGTCTCATTCCTCCAAAACAAAAAGCTTGATCACACAAGGGAAATAAACAAGGCAGCCAATCTCTTCCGTCCCTTGGAGTGCCGATCGTATTGACCAAAGATCAGCGCTGATCTCCACCAGCGCCAACATCCATGCCAAGTTGTCATAAGACAGGCTTATAGAATGCAAGGGGAACTTGGAATCACTGGGAGAGGTCAAGGGAAATAAGAATCAGAGTCAGTTAGATTCCTGTGCATGTCAGTTGGTAATTTAGCTGATCATCTTGCGTGCATAAAGAAAAGATTTACCTGATTTCGAAGTGGCGGAGAGAAGAATTGTAGATGGCAGAGGCGTCGAGTGGCGGCTGCCCCTGCTTATGGCAATGGCATTCAGATCACTTGCAAACATGTGCCTATGGCAAATGGGAGCTGCAGAGTAGTACATGTAGCACTAGATGGTGACTGAAGAAGACCCAACACAACCATGATATCGACCATAATGCCCTGGAGAGGGGTGCTCAAGCATGATATCGACCATAAGCATGCACTCAATCTTTTGAAGACATCCTGAATCACCAAAAATCTCCGCATGAACAATTCCCATCCTTAAATCGGTGGAATCTGTTTACATCACGGACAACAATCTCCCTTGCAACTATCtttgaaataaattttgttGCTATATGGCAGTCAACACAAACTCGGAGGTTCTTCATCACACGTATTGTTGTTCCAGGTGGCGTGCTAATAATACCAAATACTATTGCAAGTTTCTCACTATGGCCACATAACACCTCTCTCTTCTGCTCTTCTTCAATGTCCTGTAAAACATCCTCCATATTGGGCACATATCCTTGACGAATCATCTGCTCTGAGTAAACATTCAGTGCATCAATAATCCTATCGTACCAGGGATGGGACTTATCATGAGCTATGAACACATGCAATTTGTTCTTCACTTCAATCCAACTGCAAGCTGGTTCCTTCTTCATACCTTTGATTCTCATAGATTTCCGCAGCTGTGCTGCTTCATTCCATCTCCCAGAAGCCGAATACATGTTTGACAAAATTACATGAGATCCCATGCTTTTAGGTTCAAGCTCAAAGATCTTCTTGGCCACTTCCTCAGCTAAAACAGTGTTTTTATGGACCCTGCAAGCCCTTAACAAGGTGGACCAGACGCTTGAAGTTGGTTTTATTTTCATTTCAGAGATGAAATTATATGCTTCATCTAAATCTCCTGCACGACCAAGGGTGTCTGCAAGTGCAGCACAATGCTCAAGGGATGGAACAAATCCATACTGGTTAGACATACTGTTAAAATACTTCCATCCATTGTCCACCAACCCAGCATGACTACATGCAGTCAAAACTGCTAGAAAAGTTATATGATTAGGCTTCACATTTCCCAACTCCATTCTCTCAAACAGCACAAAAGCCTCTGTTGTTGGACCGTGCAATGCATAACCCATGATCATCGCAGTCCATGATACGATGTCAGGTGATTGTATCCCATTAAAAACGCGACGAGCTATGTCAACATTCCCACACTTGCAATACATGTCAATAAGGGAGCTAGATATAAATATGTTATCATTAAATCTGGCACGGATCAAATAGGCATGCAGCTGCTTCCCAAGACGCAACAATGACAAATTGCCAAAGGCAGGTATTAGGCTTGAGAAAGTCACAGGCACGGGCCTCACTCCAGCTTGCAGCATCCGACGGAATATTCCAAGAGCCTCCTCAACTGACCCATTTTGTGCATAACCTGCAAGCATTGAGTTCCACAGAACTGCATCACAGTCTGAGAAGCTGTCGAACACCTTCATAGAGTAATCCATTTGAGTGCAGTTAGCATACATATCAATCAAGCTACTTCCAACAAAAACATCATTGTCAAATCCATTCTTGATAGCATACCCATGGACCACCATGCCTCTCTTGATATCAGCGCACTCCGCAAAGATTGGCAGCACAGTTGACAGTGTAAACGTGTCAGGCATAAATCCATCCCTCCACATCTCCCTAACCATGCTCAGAGCTTCTTGGTGCCTCTTGTGCTCTGCACATCCCAATATCAAAGTGTTCCAAGACACGGCATCCCTCTCGAGCATTTCATCAAACACTTTCCGCATGCTCTCATATGCAGCTGATTCCAGGCCTCCTTCCCCAGAAGGCCCATTTGTCCCAAAGGGGTGATGAAAACCTGGGAGCTTGATGCAGAGGTTGAGGAGGGCATTGGCGGTAAAGCGGTCAGCGAAGGAACCGGAGCGGATGGCGAGAGCATGGAGAGATGCAGCAAGAGTGCAGAGGCCAAGGCCGGCGCAGGACTTGAGTGCAGCAGGGAGGGAGGCCGGAACAGATGATCGGGGCGCAACAGAGGCACGCATTTGTAGGAAGAGAGAGATGGCGTGGAGAAATTGGCCCTGGGAAGCAGCCATACGGATCTGATAGGCCCATGACGGTGGGAAATGTGGAGAAGCAACCGCAGCAAGAGACATTATGTAGCAGTTGCTGTGGCTCCGATGAGAGCTGACTGCAATCAGAAGAGCAGGTCGAGGTTCTGCAACCGGAGTGTCAGCTCAGGCAGTGGGTGGGGGTGGCAAGCATCCGGTGAGAAAACTTGAAGGCAAGGCCCAGTTGTCAGCTTCGTGTGCTACCTACTGTTCGTGCAGAGTGAGAGGCTCAATTGTGAGTATGATATGGTAACAAGTGATTCAATTCAACTTTAAACTCTGTCCTCTGTCCTCCACatttttccaaaacaaactAGTAAGAAAAACCGAATTGATTTTCAGAACTTACTTTTCACTTTCAGTGCCAGCAACTGCCTCTTGATGCTCTTTCTTGTGATTGCTACCAAGTTTCTCAACAGCCAGTAGTGGATGTAGAATTGCACGGCTGGGTATTCGAAGTAACAAGGTATTATTCAATATGAAAAGTTCACAGTATCATACATCAAAATACAAACAGTTTGTATCAGTGGAATCTCAACTAATATTAACAAACTACAAAATAATTAAGAAAcctactttctccgttttacaatgtaagactttctagcattatccacattcatatagatattaatgaatctagacacatatgaACATCTAGATCCATTAACATCTTtatgaatgtagaaaatgttagaaagtcttacattgtgaattCACGGAGAGAGTACCGTTTAACTTTGTGTTTTGTCATGCATTGTAATCTAGAAATGATGTCATCATCCTAAAATTGCACAATTTGACAATCAACACCACCGATCAAAATTTCAGTCCACAATGACATGAAAATTATCACAGGAGATAGATGGATTGATGAACAACCGTAACATTCATTCAGGGACTAcacatttttttcaaattttcaattggAGAATGGGGGGGATTCACGGATTTCATCCACTCACCTCAGAACTCTCACAACAATCAGATGGTCCTCGGCCGTAGGTCCGTCCTGGGCTCCGAGCCGTGGCCACGCCGCAGCGCCCGCGCCCTAGCAGCTAGGAGTTGATacctggcgcccccccccccacccctctCCCACGCTGCCGCGCCCTAGCGGGCTGGACGGCTGGACCACCGAAGGCTTGCCGGCTCCTCCTCAGCTGTGGGCCTAGCTTTTTGAACTTGTGTATTCAAAATGACAAGggggtaaaaaaaatttgttcATACACCTAATAGCCTAAAAATTAGCttgtatagtactccctccat
The window above is part of the Oryza sativa Japonica Group chromosome 7, ASM3414082v1 genome. Proteins encoded here:
- the LOC9266643 gene encoding uncharacterized protein, with translation MAAPAPPAPPPRPPFKVRIRIKPARAARAEEDAGKQEERLPMDHPLSTTTTTKRRPEGEESSGAASQPAPERVNPTGTTTPAARAAASCCVNEEALASSSHAGGRDDGASAIKKCKDGEGRQEDAKNAQESSGMTSPAVHSARATSPAPPPSRTKKETPVRAHAAVRDDDATPPRAIKSCKNGERGQEKDAESAQGCARTRSPPVRSARATTPAASPSRSKKETPVRAHAAVRGDDATPPRAIKKCKSDERRQEKDGESAGQCATTSSPRVQPSPTPSPAPAARPDPSAAENSLREAIERARPHMRRDIARQREAARREIASMVRTVEFNDPFISPEDVNKP
- the LOC4343715 gene encoding putative pentatricopeptide repeat-containing protein At3g23330, which encodes MSLAAVASPHFPPSWAYQIRMAASQGQFLHAISLFLQMRASVAPRSSVPASLPAALKSCAGLGLCTLAASLHALAIRSGSFADRFTANALLNLCIKLPGFHHPFGTNGPSGEGGLESAAYESMRKVFDEMLERDAVSWNTLILGCAEHKRHQEALSMVREMWRDGFMPDTFTLSTVLPIFAECADIKRGMVVHGYAIKNGFDNDVFVGSSLIDMYANCTQMDYSMKVFDSFSDCDAVLWNSMLAGYAQNGSVEEALGIFRRMLQAGVRPVPVTFSSLIPAFGNLSLLRLGKQLHAYLIRARFNDNIFISSSLIDMYCKCGNVDIARRVFNGIQSPDIVSWTAMIMGYALHGPTTEAFVLFERMELGNVKPNHITFLAVLTACSHAGLVDNGWKYFNSMSNQYGFVPSLEHCAALADTLGRAGDLDEAYNFISEMKIKPTSSVWSTLLRACRVHKNTVLAEEVAKKIFELEPKSMGSHVILSNMYSASGRWNEAAQLRKSMRIKGMKKEPACSWIEVKNKLHVFIAHDKSHPWYDRIIDALNVYSEQMIRQGYVPNMEDVLQDIEEEQKREVLCGHSEKLAIVFGIISTPPGTTIRVMKNLRVCVDCHIATKFISKIVAREIVVRDVNRFHRFKDGNCSCGDFW